CGGACAGCCTCAGCCTCGATGTGCCGCGCACAGCCTTCGGCTTGCCGCTTTTACGAGCACCCCGCCCGTGAAACCGATCGGGCTGCGGGTCGCCCCGCGCAAGTAACTAGACGCCCTCGAACTCACTGCCCAAACGTAGGCACCGCAGGAGAAACATCCAACGCCTCCCGATTGAAAGTCACCTCAACCCCCCGCCCCCGCAACCGAGAAGCCCGCTGATCAACCTTCCACCCATCCACCCGAACCCCCACCTCCGGATGGCGCGCCACCTGCTCCGCCCCCAGCCGAACCCGAACACTGGCCATCTCCCCACCAACCAAATTCAGATAATTATCACTGAACACAGCCGGAAGCACCCTCTCCCCAGTCCGAGTGTCATACACCTGCAAATGCACCATCAACGCCACAGACTCGCCAACATTTCGCACATCCACCTCAACCCCGTCCCGCGAAACCCCGGCGATCACCGAAACAGCAGCCGGAGACATCCCGTCAAGCCCACCAAACCCGACAGCCCGCCCCGGATTCTCCACCCAGTAGAAATTCCGAACCACCAAACCCGCCCCCTCAAACACCAACCGAACAAAAACCACCTCCGACGAAACCGCCCTCACCAGCGAAGCAACATTCCCGACCACAGCCCGATCAGAACCCCGCACTCCACCGACAGGCAACGAGACCCGCCCAACCTCGCCCCCATCCAGCCCATACAAGGAAACCGCAACCCTCCCCCGCACCACCGCCCGGGAATGATTCGCCATCACCACCTCAAACGTCCGCGCATCCAGCACCACATTGACCCGCCGGCAAGCATGCTGAACCGCGTAGAACGACGAATGCGCCTCCAAATCATGACTATACATCTGCCAAACGAAAGAAGGCTGTGCAGGATTGGTCATCCACATGATGACCCCAGTACGAGGATAAGGCCCAGCACTCCGCATATAAGCCACCGGAGCCTCGTAAATAGCCTTGATGCACTCGTAGTTCATCATCTGCGACTTCCGCGCGAAATCCGCGAGATTCCGCACCTCTCCATACCGCTCCGCGGTAAGCCGAAGATACCCCGCACCGCCCCCGTTCCCGCCATTCCCGTTCACATCCCGATCAGCCCAGAAATCATCGGGATGCTCCCACGATCCCTCCGGCAGCATCTTCCGCATGAACTCCAGCGTCGGAATCGAATAAGACCCCACCTCGTTGTGGAACGGCGGCCACTGCGTCCCGTCGTTCAGCTCGAAATGCCGGGCAGGCGGCACCCAGTGGTACGGCCCGCCGGACCGATACCCGTCGATCGGATTCACGCCAGTGTCCCCAGCCGAACTAGTCAACACAGCCCGCTGCGGATCCAGCTCGGCGACCAGTGCGTCCAGCCCGTCGATCAACGGCTGCGGCGGCGGCCCTTCATTGCCGCCGCACCACAGCAGGATCGACGGATGATTGCGAAACCGCACAATGCAATCCCGAATATTGGCCAGATCGCGGGCAATGTTCTCCGCAGGCGGCCCCTCAGTCGAACAGAAGAAATCCTGCCACACCAAGATCCCGTACTCGTCGCAAGCAGCGAAGAAGTCCTCGGTGCTGCTCTGCCCGTTCCAGTTCCGGATCAGGTTGAGATTGGCGTCGCGATGCAGCCGGACCTGCGCCCGCAGCCGCTCCCGGGGAATCCGCTTCAGCGCCTCGTCCAGCCCCCAGTTGCCGCCCATCACGAGAATCGGCTGATTGTTGACCGTGATCGCCAAACACTGGCTCGTCGCCCCGGACGGCGACCGCATCGGCGTTGTGTATTCGATCCGGCGGATCCCGAAGTCCACCGTCCGCTCGTCGTGCACTTGGCCGCCGGACTCCACGCTGATCGCCAACCGGTAGCGATACGGATCGCCATACCCGTTGGGCCACCACAACTTCGGCCGGTCCAGTCGCAGGCAAGACACTTCCTTCGACGTCAGAACCACTGACGACGCTCCAGCCGGAACGCTGACCGTCCGCCGGAAGTCGCGCCCGTCGAGCGACCCCTTCACCACCACGGACTTTCCGGCCGCGCTGTCCAGCGCAAGCTCGACCGCGACGTCCGCCGTGCGCAAATCCGGCGACAACGTCGAGGTGACGTGCACGTCAGCCATCCGGACCGGCCCGGTGGTACGCCAGGTGACCGGCTGCCAGATCCCGAGATCCCGATCCGGAATAGTCGGCAGCCAATCCCACCCAGCGGTGCAGAAGAACGTCGGCCCGTTCTTCAACGTGCTCCCGGTCGGCCCGCCGTTGCGCCCGCCCCGCGTCACCCCGCTGGCGTAACTGGGCAACGCGGGCGGATCGGTGTAGTCCAGCTTCCCGACCAGCACCGCCAGCCACGCCACGCCGTCCGCCTTGGCCACGATGTCCGTGACGTCGAAGACCGCCCGCTTGAACGCGCCTTCGACCGTGCCGACCCGGACTCCGTTCAGCCATACCGTCCCGAGATAGTTGATCCCGTCGAACTGCAGCCAGAACCGCTGCCCCGGAACCAGCCGCGGCACCCGGAACGCGACCCGGTACCAGTAGCCGGTGTCCTTGAGGGTGTCCGGAACGGTGTCGGTCACGATGTGGCCGTACAACGGATCGGGATACTCGCCGTTGGCGATCATGCTCGTCAGCGGCGTCCCCGGAACGACGGCGGGCTTCATCCCGGCGACGTTCCCCGCACTGGCCAGCGCACTCCCGTCCGCGGCCATGCCGTCCGCCGCGGCAAAGGTCCAGCCGCTGCCGATCTCCCCGCCGCCCACCGGCACCGGCCGGGCATCCGCCTCGGCCGGGTCCGCTATCCCGAGAGCCCCGAGCACACCCCCGCCCGCGACAGCAATCCCGCCGGACAGAAACCGCCTGCGATTCACCTGGGTCACGTCGCTCCCAAAGCCTCTGACATCGTTGTCAACCGCACCTGAACCCTATTATTCGGCCGCCCACGGTCCCGATGTCAAGCGGCATCGGGAGGTTTCCCCCGCCCCGCAAGGTTTCTGTCGGGCGGACACCCCAGCGTGACCGCCCGCTGCGCCATAGGAAGGAACCTTTATAAAGTCGGCGGGAAATCCGCCCGCGCCCCTGGCGACCGCCCGCCGTGCGCTTTTAGGGTGACGGCGTTCGCGGCGGGGCGCGTGCCCCGCTCACCGGTGCACCACCGAAGGAAAGCGAGTTTCCCGTGCCCGAACCCGTCGAGATGTGGACCGCGCCCGACTTCGTCGAATACGAAACGCCGATGGAGGTCACCGCCTACGCGGCCCGCCGGGAGGAATGACCCGCCGGACGGGACCGGTCCGCCGCGGTCCCGTCCGCTTCCCGGAAAACCTTACCGCTCAGCGAGAATCCCGGAGCAGCCGAATGTCCACTGTGCACCCGATGAGTCCGGCGGAGTTCACCGGAGCCCTGCGCGGCCTCGGCCGCCGGTATTGGGGAAGCCACCCGTTCCACCGGCGAATGCACGCCGGCGAACTGAGCGAACGCGAACTGAAACTCTGGGCGGCCAATCGCTGGTACTACCAATGCCTGCTGCCGCAAAAAGACGCGGCTATCGTCAGCAATTGCCCCCTCCCGGAAATCCGCCGGATCTGGCTGGACCGCATCGTGTACCACGACGGCACCGCTGCCGGCGAAGGCGGAGCCGAGCGCTGGCTGCGCCTGTGCGCCGCCGTCGGCTTGGACCGCGCCGAGGTTCTTGACGAACGGCACGTGGCCCCAGGCGTCCGGTTCGCCGTCGACGCCTACGTCACCTTCGCGCGCACCAAACCCTGGGTCGAAGCCGTCGCCTCCGGCCTGACCGAAATGTTCGCCGGGCACCTGATGCAGCAGCGGGTGGCCGACGTCCTGGCGAATTATGCGTGGATCTCCCGCGCCGACCTGGCGTACTTCACCAACCGCATCGACAAGGTTTCCGGCGAGGGCAAGGACACTTTGGACATTGTCGTGCAGCACTGCGTCACCCGCGAGCAGCAGGAGAAGGCGGTGTCCGCGCTGTCGTTCAAATGCGACGTCCTGTGGTCGATGCTCGACGCCATCGAACGCGCCGCGGCCGGGGAGTGAAGCGATGGACACCATCACCAACACGTCGGTGCCGAAACTGCGCGTCGGCGTGCGCCTGACCTACGACCACGTCCGCGGCGTGCACGTGCTGTTGTTTCCGGAAGGCGTGGTGGTGCCGAACTCCACCGCCACCGCGGTCCTGGAACTCTGCGACGGCGCGACCCCGGTCTCCGGCATCCTCACCTGCTTGCGCAGCCGATATCAAGGCGTCCAAGAGAGTGACGTCCTCGCCGTGCTGGCCAGGTTCGGACAACGGCGGGTGATCGAATGGACGTAACCGCGCCGCTCGGACTGCTCGCGGAATTGACGCACCGGTGTCCCCTGCACTGCCCGTACTGCTCCAATCCGCTGGAACTGGTCAGCCGGGCCGCCGAAATGTCCACTGTGGAATGGACCGATGCGCTCTCCCAAGCCCGCGAGCTTGGCGTGCTCCAGGTCCACCTCTCCGGCGGAGAACCGCTGGCGCGCCTGGATCTGCCGCAGCTGGTCACGCACGCGAGCGGACTCGGCTGTTACGTCAACCTCGTCACCTCCGGCCTGGGCCTGACCGAGCCCCGGCTGAGCGACCTCGTCGAACGCGGCCTGGCCCACGTCCAGCTCTCCGTCCAAGCCGCCACGCCGGACCGCGCGAACCCGCTCGCCGGAGCGAAAGCCTTCGACCGGAAACGGGCCGCCGCCGAACTCGTCAAAGCTTCGGGCCTGCCGCTCACGGTCAACGTGGTGCTGCACCGGCACAACCACGACCAGCTCGCCGACCTCATCGCGCTGGCCGAGGACATGGGCGCCGACCGGCTCGAACTGGCCAACACCCAGTACTACGGCTGGGCCCTGCGCAACCGCGCCGCCCTCATGCCCACCCGCGCGCAGCTCGCCGCCGCCGAACCCGTGGTCCGTGCGGCCGTCGAACGCCTCCGCGGCACGATGGAGATCATCTACATCGTCGCCGACTACTACGAGCCGTTCCCCAAACCGTGCATGCACGGCTGGGGCGCGCGGCAACTCACCATCGCC
The nucleotide sequence above comes from Amycolatopsis sp. AA4. Encoded proteins:
- a CDS encoding sugar-binding domain-containing protein; amino-acid sequence: MTQVNRRRFLSGGIAVAGGGVLGALGIADPAEADARPVPVGGGEIGSGWTFAAADGMAADGSALASAGNVAGMKPAVVPGTPLTSMIANGEYPDPLYGHIVTDTVPDTLKDTGYWYRVAFRVPRLVPGQRFWLQFDGINYLGTVWLNGVRVGTVEGAFKRAVFDVTDIVAKADGVAWLAVLVGKLDYTDPPALPSYASGVTRGGRNGGPTGSTLKNGPTFFCTAGWDWLPTIPDRDLGIWQPVTWRTTGPVRMADVHVTSTLSPDLRTADVAVELALDSAAGKSVVVKGSLDGRDFRRTVSVPAGASSVVLTSKEVSCLRLDRPKLWWPNGYGDPYRYRLAISVESGGQVHDERTVDFGIRRIEYTTPMRSPSGATSQCLAITVNNQPILVMGGNWGLDEALKRIPRERLRAQVRLHRDANLNLIRNWNGQSSTEDFFAACDEYGILVWQDFFCSTEGPPAENIARDLANIRDCIVRFRNHPSILLWCGGNEGPPPQPLIDGLDALVAELDPQRAVLTSSAGDTGVNPIDGYRSGGPYHWVPPARHFELNDGTQWPPFHNEVGSYSIPTLEFMRKMLPEGSWEHPDDFWADRDVNGNGGNGGGAGYLRLTAERYGEVRNLADFARKSQMMNYECIKAIYEAPVAYMRSAGPYPRTGVIMWMTNPAQPSFVWQMYSHDLEAHSSFYAVQHACRRVNVVLDARTFEVVMANHSRAVVRGRVAVSLYGLDGGEVGRVSLPVGGVRGSDRAVVGNVASLVRAVSSEVVFVRLVFEGAGLVVRNFYWVENPGRAVGFGGLDGMSPAAVSVIAGVSRDGVEVDVRNVGESVALMVHLQVYDTRTGERVLPAVFSDNYLNLVGGEMASVRVRLGAEQVARHPEVGVRVDGWKVDQRASRLRGRGVEVTFNREALDVSPAVPTFGQ
- the pqqA gene encoding pyrroloquinoline quinone precursor peptide PqqA codes for the protein MPEPVEMWTAPDFVEYETPMEVTAYAARREE
- the pqqC gene encoding pyrroloquinoline-quinone synthase PqqC, which translates into the protein MSTVHPMSPAEFTGALRGLGRRYWGSHPFHRRMHAGELSERELKLWAANRWYYQCLLPQKDAAIVSNCPLPEIRRIWLDRIVYHDGTAAGEGGAERWLRLCAAVGLDRAEVLDERHVAPGVRFAVDAYVTFARTKPWVEAVASGLTEMFAGHLMQQRVADVLANYAWISRADLAYFTNRIDKVSGEGKDTLDIVVQHCVTREQQEKAVSALSFKCDVLWSMLDAIERAAAGE
- the pqqD gene encoding pyrroloquinoline quinone biosynthesis peptide chaperone PqqD produces the protein MDTITNTSVPKLRVGVRLTYDHVRGVHVLLFPEGVVVPNSTATAVLELCDGATPVSGILTCLRSRYQGVQESDVLAVLARFGQRRVIEWT
- the pqqE gene encoding pyrroloquinoline quinone biosynthesis protein PqqE, encoding MDVTAPLGLLAELTHRCPLHCPYCSNPLELVSRAAEMSTVEWTDALSQARELGVLQVHLSGGEPLARLDLPQLVTHASGLGCYVNLVTSGLGLTEPRLSDLVERGLAHVQLSVQAATPDRANPLAGAKAFDRKRAAAELVKASGLPLTVNVVLHRHNHDQLADLIALAEDMGADRLELANTQYYGWALRNRAALMPTRAQLAAAEPVVRAAVERLRGTMEIIYIVADYYEPFPKPCMHGWGARQLTIAPDGTVLPCPAASAITTLPLDNVRDTALADIWYRSESFNAYRGDEWMRDPCRTCDRRTTDFGGCRCQAFQLTGDAANPDPVCSRSPHRGTVDLLLSAPSTPDLVMRGPAQ